DNA from Musa acuminata AAA Group cultivar baxijiao chromosome BXJ1-5, Cavendish_Baxijiao_AAA, whole genome shotgun sequence:
TAACAAGCTAGATTGATGCACCATCATTTGTACTCGTTTTATCAATATAAGAGGTTGACgttgataaaatatataaatctttgacCCTTTTACTAATATATACTACATctatatttaattcttttatattacgAAGAAACTTAACTTTATTAGGataaaaaagaatataatttctagcATCAACTGTATTTGCAATAGAGAAGAGACTTTTCTTTATACCTGGAATATGATACACActgtttaatataataatatcatcATCTTTATCTAAGATTATGATGGCACCTTCCGTTTTCACTTAGTGAATAGTATTATCTATTGTGATAATTACATCATTACCTTTATATTGACGAAGATCAATGAATTTCATACCATTATCAATGAGATGATGATCACATCCTAAATCAACAATCCAATCATATTTGAAATTGATAGATATCATGGGCTCAATAGTTTCAGCTATAAAACACTTGCCTCAATCTTCATTAGAAACATTAGAACAACCTTCTTTATTCTTTCGATATGCACTATTATTCGAAGAAGACTCTTGTTTGTTGTTAGCatcatctttctttcttcttatcattatcattatctttttttcttatttgtaaaAAGAGCATTTCTATCTCCCCTGAAATAAAAACTCATGTTAGAGCAAGAGATTCCTAAGAAGTAAGAAGATTTTTCAATTTTACTAAAGATTGATCGTTGAACCCATCCTTAAATAGATATAACataaggaatatttttttttcaccaTCCAAATCAGATAGCCAAACCATCCAAATTGGGCCTAATATCTAGCCCACTCAATCAAACTTGTCAAAATTAGGGTTGATTGAGGTCAAAACAAGATTCCATCAAAATTTAATGTTGACTTAAGTCATCTTTTCGATTGAATCAAAATTAAAGTTGGCCAAGGTCAAAATAGGTCAAATTAGATTTTAgctcatcaaaatctaaaaaccAATCAAAATCTAGAGGCCCAAATCTAATCAAAGTCAAAATCTAATTTGGGCTAAAGTTGGTCAAAATCTCTAGCAGCCCTTCTCCAATCTCCGCAGATCGATCGAGAAGAGAGCAGCAGCAATACCAGCAACAGATTCAAGTGGAAAAAGTCGACAGCGAAGAGACTATGAAATCGCTTCAACTGAGACCACTCAACCATTATAGAAATgggataattacatattatcaattttttttctttgatcctATTAAGATTATtaattttatacttaaaaaatttacattaagaTCTTTATAGtattaaaagtaaaataaataaacttATTTGTCCGAATGTCAATTGCATTAACGAATGTTTATTACATAATGCATGACATCACAATCGACACAAAAGTcatggataaaaaaaatatttcaattttttttatttgaaatattaaaattatctattGACATGTAAAATTGATAGAAATGAAAGgaatattaagattatttttttctattacttttacacataaataaaaatgttttttttttcagaactataaatattttaatataattttttttaaataaaaaatcacgATAGTCCAAATACTAAGCTAACATCTAATTCGCGCGACGTCCCCAACTGGTCCGCCCGTGGCTACTGTCGCACGCTTCTCACCGGTAGCCAATCTCAGACGTTAACCAACGTTGTCCGACGACGCAGCAGTGCCGTCGCCTGTCAACTGCCGTGCACAGCCACCATAGCCACGCGACGCAGCTCGCCGACCGCCGTGCATAACCACCATAGCCACGCGACGCAGCCTACCGACAGTCGTGCATAGCCACCATGGCCGCGCGACATAGCCCGCCCACCGCTGCCGCATCACGACCTCCATACCGCGGTCGGCTACCCACCAATCCAGCAGCGAATATCCTGGCGCTGCCGGTCTGTATGCTGCAACTTCCGCTAAGTTCCACCGTCGTGAACACTGGGAGTGACGCCCAGCTGCTGCACTCCTGTGTTACCACACAGAACACTCCCGCTGCATGTGCAGCCGCTGCAAACGGCAGGGCCGGCAACCAAGGAACGCCGCCGCCCTCCAGAGCGCTGCCGCTACCCATCGCAGGGCCAGCAACCTATGAACACCGCCGTCCGTCGCACTTTTGCTTCACCGCCGTGGACAGCCTTAGCATCCAGCGACTGCCGCATATGCTGCCATTGCACAGCAACAACATTTGACAAGACCGGTGACCACAGTAGGTTTTGACCTTTCACTACACCGTCGCCAACAGACGACAGTCCGTCGATTAAAACAACGACGACGCCTTTTTCGTTTGCGGCTTCCTTGTGTACGTGTATGTGAGGGATCTTATAATCTTATGTTATTTTCTATGCATATCGATCCCTAAAACAAAGTGTATAGAGAAAGTAATTTATGAGAATCCTTTGGTAACATAACTATACTTAGTTGGATAATCTTAATGAGAATCCCATAACTTAGGTTAAGTATGATCGCATAATCTGACACTATCTGCTTATCATCTTTAACGAGTTGACGGGGAATGAAAGGTCATCAACTAACGACAAAGAAAACGTTTACTTGCTTGGTTTGACGGTCGACTTCACCGAGCGACATTTGCACTTGGTATAACTCAGATGAACCTCGTCGGTCCATTCATCTTTCGCCTTTCTCCAACAGATTGCCCACCAATTACAGGAAATGAGCTTCATTTCATTGTATGATATGTAGTATATGTACAGTGTAAATAAATGTAGAGGGAGCATTTGTTCATTTCCTTAAAAGCCTACACTTAATGGGTAGTAAGCTGCATTGTGTTCATGGAGCTCAGCCCAGACTGGTGGTTCATTACCTTCCCCACTATCTGCAAGATCCAAAGTTCGTCCCAAAGTTCCCTTTGGTAATTGTCTTTCTGCTACTGCTTGTTTTCATCCATCCGCATGTTGATGAGATGGGAAGAGATGAAAGATGGATAGGTGGGGATCGCAGCACATCATTGCGTTGGTTCTTCGCACCGCGTACCCAACTAAACAATAATAGCACCACCGTCCGCCGCGGCCATCTCATGTGTTGTTGGATCTCTCCtcacctctcctctcctctctccatCTCTATGAGCTTAACACGCTTTCCTCCACTTAAAAATTCCAAAGCCTTCGTCTCCAACCCATATCCCATGTGCTTCCCTCCTTTATTCCGCGGCTACAGCACCACGCGAAGTCAAGCCTCAACTGTCATGCATGCCCCCCACCCACATGATAGATACTCATATCTAAACATCGAGGCTGGAAGAAATATCCATAGATTAATGGGTAAGGGAACTATATTCGTCAGATATGTTGGCTTTACATAAATCTGGATCTGAAATCCTTTTAATTTCGTGTAGAAGCAGAGCGATTCCCAACAGTCAACCGCTACCTTCGTGGATGTGCCTCGACGAGGCAGCAGCACAAGACTACATGTGGCGTTCATGTTATACATTTCAGAGGACGACACCAAGCTTGATTTGTTCTTGGCCTTCAGTTAACTGTGGAAGATAACAGTGTGATGGAATCAGAATAGCTCGATCGTACGTCGGCTCAGACCACCTTAAAGCTGAAGGCTTTGTGTCAACAGCAGTTTGCGTGTGTACACGAAAAAAATCAAGGGATATCTGCAACATTCATTACTGGAACATGCAGCGTATTCGGATCACCGGTGTGAATGAGAAAAGACACATCATTTGCATGCTGACCGGCTGCCTTTATAAAACGCTCAACACCTCCTCCCTCCTCCGCTCATCAACATCAGCATAGTCTAATAGCGAAAGGCACCTTTGACAAGCAAATGGCGATCGGCATGACGGGTTTGGTGAAGAAGTTTTTAGCCTGCGGCGGCAGGAACTTCCGGAGCGGGCTACTGGAGGGCCACATATGGGTGTGCGTGGgcacggaggcggcggcggcgcggAGGCTGGAGGTGGAGGCGAACTACCTCAACCACCCGCTGTTGGAGGACCTGCTGCGGCTGTCGGTGCCAGAGTTCGGGTACTCGTACGAGGGGGCGCTGCGGATCGCCTGCGACATCGACTTCTTTCTGTACTTGCTCGATCTGCTGAGGAGCAGCGACCCCGCCGTCCACTACATGGAGCTCCGGGATCTGATGGCCGCCTTCTACGTCTCGGCTGGCGGTAGCAGACAACACCACCCAAGTTACCACCAGCAGCAgcagatgctgctgctgctgcagcagctCTGATTCTAATTTTCCTCAAGACAAAAGGGGAAAAAATGATTCTTTTCTTCTGTTTGACTTGATTCATTTCTTTTTtctaccaatatatatatatatatatatatatatatatatatatatatatatatatatatatatatatatatatatatatatatatatatatatatatatatatcgctctTGAAGAAGAGTAGTTGACTACTTGCATTTGCATGTTTTAAAGCCCATGAGTTGACATTGGGCCCTTCATGTTCGTTTGTACAAAGGAAGGGATACTGATTGAATGAAACAGTTGGTGGCACTTCTTTTCATTTAGTGGTAGATTATTCAGGGTTTTCGCGTCTATTAATACTTTAAATGCTTTGCAAGATCTTTCAAGTTCCCAACATGGTTTCGGGATTGAAATGTATGATGCATCAGACTCTCAACCAAATCAAGATCATGTTGATCTACCCAAAAAAAAACTGAAATGTTCATTAAAAAGTTCAAGGAAGATTGAAAGCTGTATGAACCTTATTATGGATACATAAAAAGAGTTTGGGAGCAGAGTCAAGCTAATCTTACATGCTAATTAGAGAAAACAAATATGCCTAAAGCACACTTTGCTTGTCATGGACATACCTCAACTAAATTACAAAATGCTGAAGACTTAAAAAAAGATAACGAATTTCTTAGAAAaatcattatctttgataaattgGTAtggagcactgaaaagataatttTGGCTCTAATCCTATGCCAAGGTGACGACAGCCCTTGCTCCCCCACCTTCCTCGTGCGAGGGTCATAGACGATAATACTAGCCACGTGTGCAGTGACAAGGATGACGAGGGCGAGGTAACGTCCAAGGGCATAGGCAATAACAGGTTTGATAAGGTAGAGAGGATGGGAGGCAGTGGCGGAGGCAACACAAGTCACGCTAGCCACCTATATAGTGAGGGAGGATAGCAAGGGTGAGGTGATAGGTTCGACAAGAGCCAAGAGGGGAGGCAATAATAGATGTGATGTAGGGGACACTAGCGAGGCAATGAGTTTGACAAAGGCCAACGGCAAAGATGAAAGTGGTGACAAGTTCAATGAGTTAAGGTGAGAGGGGAGGCAGTGGCAAAGATGACACAGATAATACTGGCTACCTGTGTAACAGGTAAGGACAACCAAGACGAGACGATGGGTCTAGCGAGCGCTAATAACGGAGGCGACAATGGGTCTAATAAGGCTGAAGGGAGGGGAGGTGATAGCGGAGGTAGCACAAGGGATGCTGCCCACTTGTGCAACGGCCGAGGAGTAAAAGTTAGGATGCTTAGGAATTTCTCAAAAATTGGAGTTTCTTTTTCCAAAAATTCGCTGGAAGGAGATATTGTAGAAAAAAAATCTGCATCAAACAGAATTTAGAATAACAATAAGAACAAAGATTGACACCTGACATCGCTTGATACTGATGGTTTTTAATAGCCTATGTGTAAGGATAAGCCTCATAAGAAAGAATAAAGTGAAGTAACAGTTACTACCATGAGCATCCTAAAATATTCCTTAGATCAATTAGCTCCAAGAATGTGGTGTGATTACAATTATCATattcctgattttttttttgcgTTAAAACACTTATTAGTGTACAAATTACATTCCGTACTTCTGTTAACTAAGGTAATAGAGTACACAAAACACTTTAACTGCATAGTTAGGTAAATGAGAAGAATGACAGGAAAATTTGATTCTCATATATAGGAAAAAGTATTGAGTAGCTATTTATCACAATCTGATCATCTATGCCTTCATGGCTTCACTTATCAAATTGATCCCAAAGATCAATGAGCTTTAGTTTCACATCATCTTTTAGAGTGTTGCATGTCAGTTTTAGACTTGGAAGGCAAGGAAATGATGATAAGTACAAAATATATGATCCTCTGTTCATCAAATTCAGCAAAAAGAGAATCCACAAATGATTTAATCACACAACTGACATGATGAACAAGAATGACAAAGTTCATCCACATGCATATTAAGAGTAGCTGTTGTGAAATTGTTTGAATCTAATCATCTATGCATGATAGATTatttcaaaaacaaatttaatcatctATGCACTTCATTATCAATATTGTTCAATAAATTACAAAAACAAATTTGTGTATGCTCTAAGATCTCCAGAAGCAAATTTAAAACAAATGTTCCTATTATCATCATGTCAAATGTGTGAAGCCAACATTCTACAACCAGAATAATTCAACACCTGCCCATGCTCCAGTTGTTCTAGATGATCCCAAGTAATAATGTAAATATGTGGTTGAAGACTTGGCACTAAAAGTCAAAGTTTGAATGGTGTGGCTATAATTATATACCTGTTCCGCTTGTTAGAATCCAGCATAGGGAAATCATTTGATTCATGAGGGTCAAGAAAGAGCAGATGCTATCAATTGCGACGCTTCTTCAGTCTGAAATTTTATTTCTGATTCTAGATAATCATGACATGGTGATCGTGAAGCAGGACGATAGCCTTCATCCTTCATGTTTTTAATTAGTCTTCTCAATTCTGCATATATGTCCTCTATCTCAGGGTGCTGCAGCTCCCTAGCAACAAAAACATGAACTGTATTATACAATTCAACCCAACTGCATCCAGGGTCCTTGTCTACTCCTCGGAGCCTCATCAATCCTCTAATTCGTTCCACATCATTCCACCGACTCCAGGCGGCATATATATTTGCCAACAGAATATAAGCAGAAGAGTCCTGTGAGCCAAGTTCCATGAGCCTCTCTCCAGCATATGCACCAATTTCAAAGTTCCGATAGTTGTGACAGGCCCCTAGTACTATCCGCCAAAGACATGTTCCATGATTGATTGGAACTGATTCTATGAAGTCTTTAGCTTCCTTGAACAACCCAGCTCGACTGAGAATGTCGACCATGCAAGCATAATGCTCTATCAGTGGAACTAGTCCGTAGTCATTAAGCATTGACCTTAAGTAACTCCAACCTCTTTCAACTAGCCCAACATGACTGCAGGAACTGAGGAGGTTGACGAATGTGACATGATCTGGTTCTGTGCCCTCTTTCTTCATCTCCTCAAAGAGGTTCAAGGCATCAAATCCACGTCCATTTTGAGAAAATCCTGATATAATCGAATTCCATGCAACAACATCCCTCTGAGGCATTCTTCTGAAGACAAGGCTGCAATCTTCAAGATTACCACATTTTGCATACATGGTAGATAGAGCACTACCAATTGGAATCCCCAAACTGAATCCATATTTAAGAGAACAGGCATGAATTTGCTTCCCTTGTTTCAGAGCAGCAAGGCTAGCACATGCTCTAAGAACGGTAGCCACAGTAAGATTACTAGGCAAAATACTCTCTTTTCTCATGCTTCCATATAATGCTAGAGCCTCTTCATGCTCTCCATTCTGCACATACCCTCCTATCATCGAGGTCCACAGCACAACATCAGCATCGTGCAACCCATCAAATCCTTTTCTGGCATCATCAATACAACTGCATTTAGCATACATATCAACCAGTGCGCTTTTCACGTAGGCTTGAAGCTCAAATCCCACCTTCAGCAAAAAGGCATGAGCTTGTTTCCCTTCAACTAGGGCCATTACATCACTGCAAGCATTGAGGAACCCAACAAACGTGAACTCACTGGGCATGAACCCTGCCATTTGCATCTTCAGGAAAAAAGATAAAGCCTTCCTGGAGGCACCATTCTGTGCATACCCAGTGATCATCGCAGACCATGTGATGGAGTTCTTGCCCGCCGATGATTCGAACATGAGTCGTGCATCATCCATGCATTCACATTTCGCGTACATGGTGACAAGAGAATTCTCAACCGAGACAAAGGACAATATACCGTTCCTAATGGCAAGACAATGAACCTGCTGACCCATCTCGAGGAACCCAGGAGCACTCAAGGCACTAAGAACACCGGTGAACACAAACTCGTTGGTGCCACACTCACCTGCTTCCAACATAAGTCTAAACAGCTCAAAGGCCTCCAACCCGGCCTTGTCGACCGCGTAGCCAGAGATCATGGCCGCCCAAGAGACGGCATTTTTCTGGGGCATCCTGTCGAACACCTTGCGTGCGTCTGTAATGCATTCCAGCTTACAGTACATGTTCAGCAAAGAGCTGCCTACGAAGACATCGTCGCAGTTCGCCGTCTTGATGGCGACGCAATGAGCCTCTCGTCCGTACCCGCTCGCGCCGGGCGAATGGGAGGCGGCCGTGAATACACCCGCGAAAGTGAAGCAATTGGGAAGGACATGCACGCCGCCTTCGGCCCTCATCCTCCTGAAGAGGTGAAAGGCGGTAGGGGAGCCATGGGGGCCAAGCTGCGAGTAGGCGTTGATGAGGGAATTCCAGGAGACGACGTCTCTGCCGGCGCCCATGTCCTCGAAAGCCGCGGCGGCGCGAGGCAGCTTGTCGCACTTGGCGTACATGACCACAATGCTGTTGCTGAGG
Protein-coding regions in this window:
- the LOC103985520 gene encoding auxin-responsive protein SAUR71-like — encoded protein: MAIGMTGLVKKFLACGGRNFRSGLLEGHIWVCVGTEAAAARRLEVEANYLNHPLLEDLLRLSVPEFGYSYEGALRIACDIDFFLYLLDLLRSSDPAVHYMELRDLMAAFYVSAGGSRQHHPSYHQQQQMLLLLQQL
- the LOC135674427 gene encoding pentatricopeptide repeat-containing protein At2g33680-like → MAAATAAAAVVPTTPIYTSLFRLLLRCTEQKNVARGSALHAYALKSGSWADVFLSNSIVVMYAKCDKLPRAAAAFEDMGAGRDVVSWNSLINAYSQLGPHGSPTAFHLFRRMRAEGGVHVLPNCFTFAGVFTAASHSPGASGYGREAHCVAIKTANCDDVFVGSSLLNMYCKLECITDARKVFDRMPQKNAVSWAAMISGYAVDKAGLEAFELFRLMLEAGECGTNEFVFTGVLSALSAPGFLEMGQQVHCLAIRNGILSFVSVENSLVTMYAKCECMDDARLMFESSAGKNSITWSAMITGYAQNGASRKALSFFLKMQMAGFMPSEFTFVGFLNACSDVMALVEGKQAHAFLLKVGFELQAYVKSALVDMYAKCSCIDDARKGFDGLHDADVVLWTSMIGGYVQNGEHEEALALYGSMRKESILPSNLTVATVLRACASLAALKQGKQIHACSLKYGFSLGIPIGSALSTMYAKCGNLEDCSLVFRRMPQRDVVAWNSIISGFSQNGRGFDALNLFEEMKKEGTEPDHVTFVNLLSSCSHVGLVERGWSYLRSMLNDYGLVPLIEHYACMVDILSRAGLFKEAKDFIESVPINHGTCLWRIVLGACHNYRNFEIGAYAGERLMELGSQDSSAYILLANIYAAWSRWNDVERIRGLMRLRGVDKDPGCSWVELYNTVHVFVARELQHPEIEDIYAELRRLIKNMKDEGYRPASRSPCHDYLESEIKFQTEEASQLIASALS